Within Chitinispirillum alkaliphilum, the genomic segment TTTTTCCTTTAGAATGTACCCAAATGTCATTTTCCCTGTTATTTCAGCCAGATCAATTCCCATATTTTTAATCGCAAAATAAGCTCCTGCTGGTAATTGACTTATTGCAACAGATAAAGCTTCAGGGTTATCAACAGCAACACGTAATAAATAAACTAATGCACGAGTACCTTGTGAGATCATAGAGTGCTGCACAATAGATAAAACTCTAGCCCTTTCTCCTGCTAAACCAAACCCAGCCGCCCGAAATCGTAAATAATGAGCACAATTGATAGGAGTCTTAACAAACCCTTTTAAAAACCCTGAAGCTGTAAAACTAATGCGCATACCATCCGAAGCCTTATCCATCTCACTATTTGGATTGAGTCTATTCTCGTCATTCAAGTCATTAGAATACTCTGGAAGATTAGCTAGATATCCTATTGCTCCAAATGGGTTCATGAATTGTTCCATTTGATTTTGTAAATTTTCTGACTTTTTTGCTGCTTGGAAATCAGCTTCCGGCATTACAACACCCCTGCCATTTAGCATCCCAAGGACTTCCCTATTCCTTAAGTTCTGTTCATCTGCCAGTTCTTGCTCTTCAACCATCATTTCGTAATCCGTAGGCCTCCATTGGGCTGTATTATCACCTTGACAAAAAACAACACCCGCTAAACCTTCAAAATAAGCTACATCGTCTGAATTCCAACTCTCCCTCCCATCCGGATCCACCAACCCCACCGGATTCCCCCGCACATACTCATACAAATTCAACCCATCCACCGGCCCCGCCGGATCCGCACTCAGCCACCTTCCGATCCAGGCCGCATAGTACCTTGCTCCATAATAATACAACCCGGTCGCTTCATCCCGCTCTTTCCCGGTATACCGGTATTCCTTTAGTTTGACTTCTTTCTGGTTTGTTCCACAAGTAAAAGAAGTCCCTCCGTAGGGGAAGTACTCTTCATAGGAGATTAAAGCTCCTGTATCGTTAAGCTCAAGAGATGCACTTCCAAGATGATTCCCATACTGGTATCGGATCTTGTTTTTGTTCAAATCACTCGGTGAATCAGTCTCTCGCAAGAAGTCATCCTGCATCCAGTGATTAACAATAGCGATGCGGGATGTATCATCCATCACATGGTGATCGTACCGTTCCAATATCAAAGAGCTGCCGGTGCTAATACGCCTGATCTCAACACCACCAAAATAGATTTTCTCTATCTTTTCACCAGTGGCTACAGTAATCTTTCTGACCCGATTGCCGCCACCATCATAAATATAATACTCAGAATGTAATGCAGTGGGAAGTTTCCGGGTGGGGAAAGCATTCCCCTAACGACAGCCAGCCAGAAGACTGTCTGTCTTTTCGTTACCCCTTCACAGGGGGGCCTCCTGGCACGCGGGCTCACTAAGGTTGGCGATTATTATAGCCTTTAGGAGTTTCTTCCGTTGGGCTTTATGCAAATTGATAGAATATATAATCAAGACCAAAAAAAAACTCTGTAAGATCGCCGTGGCAGAATGGATATGCTGAACGGGGTCGTCAGAGAGTGTCGGAAGTATTTGATTACATGATTATTCTTGGAGAATTTCATTTACGACATGTTATGAGAAGAATTGAAAAGCACCATAACTTACAAAGGCCACACCAGGGAATCGGGAATTGTATACCGATGGGTTTTAAATACCCAAACTTCCCAGGAACAATCGATAAAGTCAAATGTAAGGAAATGCTTGCTGGTATGCTGAGACACTATTATGTGAAACAGGCTGTCTGAAGCGTTTTTTCCTCTAACGACATATATTCACCATTGCTTTTTTTGTAGCCTTGCGATTGCTATACATGTTCTGCGCTAATTTGTTGATTTTTAACCTGAATTTTCAAAGAACGGATGACTTTCAGATGTGTTTACAGGATCTACACGCCTGTATTTTTCAGCGGTTTAGGACCATTTTGGTTTTTGCACCTTACAGGGACTACTTAATATCTTAGATTCAATTCGTAAGTGCAACAGTGCAAATTCTTTCTGAAAAATTATATATATCCTGGATTTTTTCCCCATAAAGAGAAGTGAATCCGATTCCTGATAAAAATACGTCTTTGGGTGTTCTATATCCGAGGCATTTCCTTGGACGATTATTGAGTTTTTCCATAATTTTTATCATGTCATCATTCCTCAGATGCAATATTTCGCTGCCTTTAGGGACATATTGCCTGATTAGCCCATTAGTGTTTTCATTAAGACCTCTTTCATATGAACTGTATGGGTGTGCAAAATAAAACGTAGTATTGAGATCTACCATAACCTGTTCGTGACAGGCAAATTCTTTCCCATTGTCGCCTGTAATTGTAAGGACATAATCCTTAAATGGGAGTAATTGTTCTTTGACACATGCACCGACCAACTCAGAATCTTTTCTATTAACTACAGATAGTAGTGTAAAACGAGACTTTCGTTCTACAATGCTTACCAGTGCTCCCTTGTGGGATTTCCCAATAATCGTATAGATCTCCCAATCGCCTATACGCTCACGAGTTTCTACAACGGGTGGGCGATCATCGATAGATATTCTGTTCTTGATATGGCCACGATAGTTATATCCTGAACCATAGCGTTTTTTGCGTTTTCTGCTTGATTGGCGAAGGTGTTTGAAAAGTGAGCCGCCCGATGCTTTATCTTTCCAAATCATCTGGTAGATCGTTTCCACACTTATAAAAATATCATGTTCCAAACGCAGGTAATTCGATACTTGCTAAGGACTCCAATCCATCCTCAAATATGATTCAGCCAAATCCCTTTCTTGCTCAGTAATACGTGTGTTGCGGTGAGATGTATGGAGACGCTCGGAAGATAAGCTTTGCGCCTGTTTGAATCTATAACCTCGCTTACCTTTATTGCGCTTAATTTCACGAGATACTGTAGATGCTGAGCGATTTAGGAGGCGGCTGATTGCACGAATGCTAAATCCCTTTTTTAGTAGCTGGTAAATCATATATCTTTCTTCTAAGGCCAAATGCTGATAAAGGTTCATCAAACTACT encodes:
- a CDS encoding putative insecticidal toxin protein, translated to MMDDTSRIAIVNHWMQDDFLRETDSPSDLNKNKIRYQYGNHLGSASLELNDTGALISYEEYFPYGGTSFTCGTNQKEVKLKEYRYTGKERDEATGLYYYGARYYAAWIGRWLSADPAGPVDGLNLYEYVRGNPVGLVDPDGRESWNSDDVAYFEGLAGVVFCQGDNTAQWRPTDYEMMVEEQELADEQNLRNREVLGMLNGRGVVMPEADFQAAKKSENLQNQMEQFMNPFGAIGYLANLPEYSNDLNDENRLNPNSEMDKASDGMRISFTASGFLKGFVKTPINCAHYLRFRAAGFGLAGERARVLSIVQHSMISQGTRALVYLLRVAVDNPEALSVAISQLPAGAYFAIKNMGIDLAEITGKMTFGYILKEKLGTSISGPITAMSIIGSVENTVSKGLESYLAMWEDENAGLQILIRGLQEATKSDYDKTIPKIQNIDSE
- a CDS encoding Mobile element protein gives rise to the protein MSEVFDYMIILGEFHLRHVMRRIEKHHNLQRPHQGIGNCIPMGFKYPNFPGTIDKVKCKEMLAGMLRHYYVKQAV
- a CDS encoding Mobile element protein, translated to MIWKDKASGGSLFKHLRQSSRKRKKRYGSGYNYRGHIKNRISIDDRPPVVETRERIGDWEIYTIIGKSHKGALVSIVERKSRFTLLSVVNRKDSELVGACVKEQLLPFKDYVLTITGDNGKEFACHEQVMVDLNTTFYFAHPYSSYERGLNENTNGLIRQYVPKGSEILHLRNDDMIKIMEKLNNRPRKCLGYRTPKDVFLSGIGFTSLYGEKIQDIYNFSERICTVALTN
- a CDS encoding transposase: MNLYQHLALEERYMIYQLLKKGFSIRAISRLLNRSASTVSREIKRNKGKRGYRFKQAQSLSSERLHTSHRNTRITEQERDLAESYLRMDWSP